CGTTAAGGCTGTCAATCACCTTCACGACACCTGGTTCCATGCTGGCGATACGGTCAACTGCGGCCTGCTGGTCCTGCGTATCCACTGTTCCGGTCAGCGTAACAACACCGTTCTGGGTTGACACTTGGATGTCCAACGTCTTCAGCGACGGGTCCTGGAAAAGCTTAGCCTGGATGGATGTCGTGATGGCAATGTCGTCCCTGCCCTGAGCGTCCTGCGGGGCGGCCAATAACAGGCTGGAACTCGCCACGAAAAGCCCAGTGATTAAGACAACCGCCCATCTGAATTCATGTTTGAGCATCGCAAACCCCCTTGGCAGCTCCAAACTTTAAGTCTGCTGGCGCTTGATTCTACCAACTAAAACGCAGTAAATCAGTATGCGAGCAGTTTGGAAGTTTCGCATTGCCTTCATGTGCTGCCTTTCAACCAGATCACAAACCTCCACCATTATCAGAAGCAATTGACAGCACGTGAGTTTCCAATACCGCACCAATTTTACGTAAATTTATTGCCTTCTCGCCATGTTGAAGTGCCACTGATTGTTATCGTTCATTTCTGCGAAGGCAAGCTTGCGAGTGAGCACATCTGTTGCAGCCAGGCTTTCGCGCCGGGGCCCTGACGGATCTGAAGTTGCATGCGTTCGGAAGGGAGACGGCCTGCGGGCCTTCGAGCACTATCGGCGGCACGGTGCTCGCTCTTGGCCCTGTAGGGGCGTGGTTTGATTTGTGGCACGGGGGTCTCGCCCGTGTGTTCCGGTCAAAGGACGCGGCCAGGGATGGCCGTTCCACAAAATGGGACTGACCGCAACTCTTTGGCGGATCGTGTGTTATATAAAGTGTGGACGCGATGGTTGTTGACTCGGATCTTGACTTGATGTTGCGGGTTCGCCAGGGCGATGCCGGCTCTTTCGACGAGCTTCTGCGGCGCCATCGTGTCCCGCTGGTCCATTACTTTTGCAGGATGGTGCGCGACCAGGCCCTGGCGGAAGATCTGGCCCAGGAGGCCTTTCTTCGCGTTTACAACGCCCGCCATCGTTATCGTCCGGACGCGCGCTTCACGACCTGGCTCTACCGGATTGCGACAAACCTTGCGCTCAATGCCATCCGGGACACGCGAGGCCGGCAGCCCCAGAGCGGCAACGTCCGGCCGGAAGACGGTGAAGCGCGCCTCGAATTTGTCGATCCCAGGGTTTCGGTTGAGCAGGAGCTGATTGAAACCGATCGCGGCCGTATGATCCGCAAAGCCATCGAGTCGCTGCCGGAAAATCAGCGCGCGGCGGTGGTCCTGCACAAGTACCAGGACGTGGATTACCGCCAGATTGCCGGGATTTTAAATGTGTCCGAGAGTGCCGTCAAATCGCTCTTATTCCGCGCTTATGAAACCCTTCGCTTGCGCCTCGAGCCGCTTGTCAGGGAAGGACAGCTATGAAGTGCAATGATCGTGAAAAACTGTTTCAGTTTGTCCACCAGATGCTTTGTCCTGATGAGGCTGAAGCGGTCCGACGGCATCTTGCCGTTTGCGCCGATTGCACCCGCAAAGCAGATGAATACCACAGGCTTGACGCCGCGCTTGATGACTGGAGCGCAGCCGGGCCTTCGCCCTGGTTTGACGCCAGGGCCCGCGCCCGCATTGCCGCCAGCGGGCAGAAAAATTCGCGGTTTTTCGGGTTCGGCAGGTTCCGGGCATTGGCCCTGGGGGTGGCCGCTTTG
The sequence above is drawn from the Acidobacteriota bacterium genome and encodes:
- a CDS encoding sigma-70 family RNA polymerase sigma factor is translated as MVVDSDLDLMLRVRQGDAGSFDELLRRHRVPLVHYFCRMVRDQALAEDLAQEAFLRVYNARHRYRPDARFTTWLYRIATNLALNAIRDTRGRQPQSGNVRPEDGEARLEFVDPRVSVEQELIETDRGRMIRKAIESLPENQRAAVVLHKYQDVDYRQIAGILNVSESAVKSLLFRAYETLRLRLEPLVREGQL
- a CDS encoding zf-HC2 domain-containing protein — translated: MKCNDREKLFQFVHQMLCPDEAEAVRRHLAVCADCTRKADEYHRLDAALDDWSAAGPSPWFDARARARIAASGQKNSRFFGFGRFRALALGVAALALIMVAVVVFNHQRVAEFNQPPSSLARPMAVIPGQRLPATTEAARRPLPAEEQLKMDENLRVLEDYEVVANFDALSELPQANEN